The Papaver somniferum cultivar HN1 chromosome 3, ASM357369v1, whole genome shotgun sequence genome includes a region encoding these proteins:
- the LOC113358031 gene encoding hydrophobic protein RCI2B-like yields MTTATFVELILAIILPPLGVFLRFGLETEFWICLVLTFFGYLPGIIYAIFVLTR; encoded by the exons ATGACAACAGCAACTTTTGTAGAACTTATCTTGGCAATCATCCTTCCTCCTCTTGGAGTTTTTCTCAGGTTCGGTCTTGAG ACGGAATTCTGGATCTGCCTAGTTCTTACATTTTTTGGATACTTACCTGGTATCATCTACGCTATCTTTGTTCtaacaagatga